From the genome of Myxococcales bacterium:
GTGACTGGGAAAAACAGAAGCTAGAAGCGAGAGGCTAGAAGCTAGAAAAACCTCGCCTGTAGAAATCTCGCTTCTCACTTCTAGATTCTAGCTTCTTGATGTTTTGGTCGATGGTCAATCGTCCATGCTCGAAGTTATTGTTACAGCTAGCTTTTCAGAGGTTCCTTCATTAATTCCATTTCGTTTCAGCCCCCTTTACATCGATAGCCCAATAGGTTAGTGGTGCGATCATCATTGGGTTTTTCTCATCCCATACACTTTAAACTGGAAAGGGGGAATTATGAAGAAAGCGTTGATGTTCATCGTCGGCTTGGCATTGGTGGCAGGAATCGCGTTTGAGGCGCAGGCATCCAGGTGTGAGTATCACCAATGGACTCCATGCAAGGACGAGATGGGGGATAGGGTGCCATCATCGAAATGCGAATACTTCCAATGGAAGTGGAATCGCTGCGTAGCCGAAAAACCAGCACCGGTCGCTGCGGCACCGAAAAAACTTTTCCTAAAGGGAATCCAGTTCGACACAGGCAGTGCGAGGATCAAACCCGCCTCTTACGAAATCTTGGAGCGCAACATGGAAGCACTGCAGAAAGCGGAACATATCACCATAGTTGGTCACACCGACGACCGCGGCAACGATGCTTCGAACATGAAGCTCTCGGAAGCACGCGCCGCCAGCGTAAAGAACTACTATGTCGAAAAGGGGATCAGCGATTCGAAGATGACTACTGAGGGACGCGGCGAAACCCAGCCGATCGCCGACAACTCGACCGAGGCAGGACGTGCGGAAAACCGCAGGATCGAAATCGACATCAGGTAACAAACTATCATCAGAATATAAAAAGGCCATCCGCATAAGGAGGGCCTTTTTTATTTTCCGGAGACACGTACCCGCTTCGCGTGAACATCTCCTCGTTGCAAGTCACCAGTCACGGTTGTTGCGGGATCCCCGATAGAACCATTCGGGGATGACAACCTTCTCGTCATTCGGGGATGACACCATGAATGTCATTCCCGCATGATTTAAGCCGCCGCTAACGCGGGGTTCCGACCGCTCACCAGTTACGAGTCAGGATCGTTTCTATCCACCGCTGGGGAGGACTCCCCCCAAGTGAGGTCTAAACTGGGGAATTATCAGCCGCACTCACCCCGCCATCATCGGACGGAGTAAAAAATAGTCAATATATTCAAATAGTTGTGCTAATAAACCGGGTGGGAATCTTGGCAACGATATTGCATCGTATACCGGCGACGGTATCGCCTAAACGGTATTCGAAAGAAGGAGCAGCCGATGAGCAACAATGTAAGCAGTAAGAGCAATCCCTTCGCAGGCCCGCTTTCAGCAAAATCCAACAGGGTCGGTGAAAACCATCAGCAGCGCCGCGACTTCATGAAACTCCAGGAAAGCCGCCCCCAGCCCTCCGCAAGGCAGGTGCTGGATAAATTCAACAGGCCGGCCCGCCGCGCCAGCGATATGGAAGACTTTCAATCCGTAGGCGATAAATATCGCAGCTCAAGAAAACCCTTTAATGATAAGCCCTATACGCCTCAAAACCTCTATAAGGTGGAAAGCGGCATCACCCCTGCCGGAAGTGTTGAAGAGAGAGAAATCACCGATGCAATGAGGCTGGAATTTCTCGACGCCATCATCTCTCGAAAGGAGCTCCAGAGTCAGGCGAGCATACGCAAACACGTGATGGCTCAGGGTAAAACCGCAGGACTCCGCCCGCAGAGGAATATGGGCTCCCCGGCAATCTCCGCAAAAAATCGCTAATACACCCTCTAACCCGTGAAAAATCAGCAGAATTTTTACTTGCCTTAAAAATGGAGCCGTGTTAGGTCGCCTCCTCAATTTTTGACAAGCAAGGAGCCAGAAGATGAAGGGAAATATTCATCCGAAATGTGAGCCGGTCAAGATCACCTGCGCCTGCGGCGCCGTAATCGACACGATATCGACGCTCGCCAAGGACTTTACGACCG
Proteins encoded in this window:
- a CDS encoding OmpA family protein, which translates into the protein MKKALMFIVGLALVAGIAFEAQASRCEYHQWTPCKDEMGDRVPSSKCEYFQWKWNRCVAEKPAPVAAAPKKLFLKGIQFDTGSARIKPASYEILERNMEALQKAEHITIVGHTDDRGNDASNMKLSEARAASVKNYYVEKGISDSKMTTEGRGETQPIADNSTEAGRAENRRIEIDIR